A genomic window from Clostridium aceticum includes:
- a CDS encoding 4Fe-4S dicluster domain-containing protein, with product MLIKYFIKKLTKKNYPVISKNYCLSNINRFSECSRCRDVCPVKAIKYEEDNIVINENICSGCGICRTICPSKAINLKSFGEISAFNEAKQKDFLVVGCVKEGNKGNIKFPCLHGLHKEYLAAFIIILRNRKVYFNLSECTECIYGKDCNAFQNSLEKVVLFLKNLNINPDYEILNDSEKKITYPKNQFSRRDFFSLIKKESTYLVADIVLNSIKTDNNDEFNERKFLIDTIKNLGCIEEQLLDKDNGMFTSYNLNSKCNGCGVCEAVCPWNAWEVKEDKEQVSIKHSISLCRSCGICTSMCLEKAIQEEPFPLHSIFKDFIIKKEISLAYCKYCWDKYVPGTKDLGICNKCEKMNNIRMSLKYNDIIGGDEI from the coding sequence AGTGAATGCAGCAGATGTAGAGATGTTTGCCCAGTTAAGGCAATAAAGTATGAAGAAGATAATATAGTAATTAATGAGAATATTTGTTCAGGTTGTGGTATCTGTAGAACTATTTGTCCCTCTAAAGCCATAAACTTAAAGTCTTTTGGAGAAATAAGTGCTTTTAATGAAGCAAAACAAAAAGATTTTTTAGTAGTTGGATGTGTGAAAGAAGGAAATAAAGGAAATATTAAATTTCCTTGTCTTCATGGACTACATAAGGAGTATTTAGCAGCATTTATTATTATTTTAAGAAATAGAAAAGTATATTTTAATTTGAGCGAATGTACGGAATGTATTTATGGAAAGGATTGTAATGCATTTCAAAATTCATTAGAAAAAGTAGTATTATTTTTGAAGAATTTAAATATTAATCCTGACTATGAAATACTAAATGATTCAGAAAAGAAAATTACGTACCCTAAAAATCAATTTTCACGTAGAGATTTTTTTTCATTAATAAAAAAAGAATCAACATATTTAGTCGCTGATATAGTTTTGAATTCTATAAAAACTGACAATAATGATGAGTTTAATGAAAGAAAATTCTTAATAGATACGATTAAAAACTTAGGGTGTATAGAGGAACAACTCTTAGATAAAGATAATGGAATGTTTACTAGCTATAATTTAAATTCTAAATGCAATGGATGTGGGGTTTGTGAAGCTGTTTGTCCGTGGAATGCATGGGAAGTTAAAGAAGATAAGGAACAAGTTAGTATAAAGCATAGCATTAGTTTATGTAGATCTTGCGGCATATGTACCAGTATGTGTTTAGAAAAAGCTATACAAGAAGAACCATTTCCACTACATTCTATATTTAAAGATTTTATAATAAAAAAGGAAATTTCTTTAGCTTACTGTAAATATTGTTGGGACAAATATGTTCCAGGAACAAAGGATTTAGGCATATGTAATAAATGTGAAAAGATGAATAATATAAGAATGTCATTAAAATATAATGATATTATAGGAGGAGATGAGATTTAA
- a CDS encoding twin-arginine translocase TatA/TatE family subunit → MFGKIGMSELVVVLIIALVIFGPSKLPEIGKAFGKALGEFRTHAKKISEDIEKDTNEL, encoded by the coding sequence ATGTTTGGAAAAATAGGTATGTCTGAGTTAGTAGTTGTTTTGATAATAGCTCTTGTTATTTTTGGCCCTTCAAAGCTTCCTGAAATAGGTAAAGCTTTTGGAAAAGCATTAGGAGAATTCAGAACTCATGCTAAAAAAATATCTGAAGATATAGAAAAAGACACTAATGAGTTATAA
- the tatC gene encoding twin-arginine translocase subunit TatC, with protein sequence MQDIQLTLIEHLGELRKRIIIIAISIIAGALISYNYIDKIMKYIIKPGKSLEFIYVSPPELFLEYVKISFVVGTTMALPIILFQIWLFIRPGLKGKEQKYLLLAMNMGILFFIIGIAFAYFIVIPIIIQFFVSISVDKVSPLFSFAKYVSFMSSLLLSFGLIFELPMLVLLLTQLGLINPNMLKKHRKIAVFIIFLLATILTPPDIVSQFLLAGPMILLYEFSIFLSSFVYSAKNKKIRIITKIVIILIILTVIIGICYIKGLHHLLF encoded by the coding sequence ATGCAAGATATTCAATTAACTCTGATAGAGCACCTAGGTGAGTTAAGAAAAAGAATTATAATCATTGCCATATCAATTATAGCTGGTGCTTTAATTAGTTACAATTATATAGATAAAATCATGAAATATATTATCAAGCCAGGTAAGAGCTTAGAATTTATATATGTATCTCCTCCAGAGCTGTTTTTAGAGTACGTCAAAATATCCTTTGTAGTTGGTACAACGATGGCACTGCCAATTATTTTATTTCAAATTTGGTTATTTATAAGACCCGGACTAAAAGGTAAAGAGCAAAAATACTTATTGCTTGCTATGAATATGGGGATTTTATTTTTTATAATTGGAATAGCATTTGCCTACTTTATAGTTATACCAATTATAATTCAGTTTTTTGTTAGTATATCAGTTGATAAAGTTTCCCCTTTATTTTCATTTGCTAAATATGTAAGCTTTATGAGTTCATTACTTTTATCTTTTGGTTTAATATTTGAACTACCAATGCTGGTTTTGCTTCTTACTCAGTTGGGGTTAATAAATCCTAATATGTTAAAAAAACATAGAAAAATAGCCGTATTTATAATATTTCTATTAGCTACTATTTTAACACCACCAGATATTGTTTCGCAGTTTTTATTGGCTGGACCTATGATTTTATTGTATGAATTTAGTATTTTTTTATCTTCTTTTGTATACTCAGCTAAAAACAAGAAGATTAGAATTATAACCAAGATAGTTATTATTTTAATTATATTAACTGTTATAATAGGGATTTGCTATATTAAGGGATTACATCACTTACTCTTTTAA
- the glp gene encoding gephyrin-like molybdotransferase Glp: protein MKLKMIKISEAINIITKEAKLLEVEKVHILSSLNKILAEDIYSKDNLPSFDKSAMDGYAIKSEDTKNCESKNPVELRIKGIIKAGDYYEEEIKCGEAIKIMTGAAVPRGANAVIEIEKVNTVKDKLILNSVVKKENNIIKMGEEIEIGDLAIQKGKMIRPAEIGLLASLGYKYIHVYKSPVISLIITGDELIEIDEEPFMGKIRNSNEYSLRALIDNLNGKYISLGVVSDDKNILKEKIKYAFENSDIVITSGGASVGDYDFIEDVLKELGADIKFTTISIKPGKPVTFAVYNEKLFFGLPGNPMSIITAFEEFVVPAVNKMMGKNNLVKEEITVVLADDFKGKKGRTKYVYADIIKENGRYYAYNVGSQCSNHLITLSRANGIVIIPADIGSVNKGEILNGKFIFK from the coding sequence GTGAAGCTAAAAATGATAAAAATAAGTGAAGCGATAAATATAATTACTAAAGAAGCTAAGTTATTAGAAGTAGAGAAAGTGCATATTTTATCATCTTTAAATAAAATTTTAGCAGAAGATATATACTCAAAAGATAATTTACCTTCTTTTGATAAATCTGCTATGGATGGATATGCAATAAAAAGTGAAGATACTAAAAATTGTGAATCAAAAAATCCTGTTGAGCTAAGAATAAAGGGAATTATTAAGGCTGGAGATTATTATGAAGAAGAGATAAAATGTGGTGAAGCGATTAAGATAATGACTGGAGCAGCAGTTCCAAGAGGAGCAAACGCTGTTATAGAAATAGAAAAAGTAAATACAGTAAAAGATAAGCTTATATTAAATAGTGTTGTAAAAAAAGAAAATAATATAATTAAAATGGGAGAAGAAATAGAAATAGGAGACTTAGCAATACAAAAAGGAAAAATGATAAGACCAGCTGAAATAGGGCTTTTAGCTTCTTTAGGATATAAATATATACATGTCTATAAATCTCCAGTAATTTCCCTTATTATAACAGGAGATGAATTAATAGAAATAGACGAAGAACCTTTTATGGGAAAAATAAGGAACAGCAATGAGTATTCTTTGCGAGCACTTATTGATAATCTTAATGGAAAATATATATCTTTAGGAGTAGTTTCAGATGATAAGAATATTTTAAAAGAAAAAATAAAATATGCTTTTGAGAATTCAGATATAGTAATCACTTCTGGAGGAGCATCTGTGGGAGATTATGATTTTATAGAAGATGTTTTAAAAGAATTAGGTGCAGATATAAAATTTACCACTATATCTATCAAGCCTGGAAAGCCAGTAACTTTTGCTGTATATAATGAAAAACTCTTTTTTGGATTACCTGGAAATCCTATGTCTATAATAACTGCGTTTGAAGAATTTGTAGTTCCTGCTGTAAATAAAATGATGGGGAAAAATAATTTAGTAAAAGAAGAAATTACTGTTGTATTGGCGGATGATTTTAAAGGGAAAAAAGGAAGGACAAAATATGTTTATGCAGATATAATAAAAGAAAATGGAAGATATTATGCATATAATGTAGGTTCACAATGTTCGAATCACTTAATTACATTAAGCAGAGCTAATGGAATAGTTATAATACCAGCAGATATTGGAAGTGTAAACAAAGGAGAAATATTAAATGGAAAATTTATATTTAAATAA
- a CDS encoding metallophosphoesterase → MDIVQRGKRWVGLVFNRPYIPVELKEATGPLLLHISDTPQEIYSYIFRLVKLLEPSYIIHTGDLVDDIKLELHPNEIEAYKTALRKFISGLESFTDALIYYAVGNHDQYKEVKKTTSKGIVIKEGHILIEEKNFYVSHYYSKKVYNTDYYLYGHSFRPSSYKSQQHIGLNGLEKIHVIDLTTQKIYHLPYPFGTNQFRKMEQRRISL, encoded by the coding sequence ATGGATATTGTACAACGAGGAAAACGCTGGGTGGGACTTGTTTTTAATCGTCCATACATCCCCGTAGAATTAAAAGAGGCTACAGGCCCTTTATTACTACATATCAGTGATACACCACAGGAAATTTACAGCTATATTTTTAGGCTAGTGAAGCTGCTAGAGCCTTCTTATATTATACACACAGGAGATTTAGTAGATGACATTAAACTAGAGCTGCACCCTAATGAAATAGAAGCCTATAAAACGGCTTTAAGAAAATTTATTTCAGGTTTAGAAAGTTTTACAGATGCATTGATTTATTATGCAGTAGGAAATCACGATCAATATAAAGAGGTAAAGAAAACCACCTCAAAGGGTATTGTTATAAAAGAAGGACATATATTGATAGAGGAGAAAAATTTTTATGTGAGTCATTATTATTCTAAGAAGGTTTATAATACTGATTACTATTTATATGGACATAGTTTTCGTCCTTCCAGCTACAAAAGTCAACAGCACATAGGATTAAATGGACTTGAGAAGATTCATGTTATTGATTTAACAACACAAAAAATCTATCATTTGCCTTATCCCTTTGGCACCAATCAGTTTAGGAAAATGGAACAAAGGAGAATTAGTTTGTAG